The Rissa tridactyla isolate bRisTri1 chromosome 6, bRisTri1.patW.cur.20221130, whole genome shotgun sequence genome includes a region encoding these proteins:
- the LOC128911225 gene encoding sentrin-specific protease 2-like: MEREVVAALGKGEPDEILSSAFKLRVTRQDVHTLRKLCWLNDEVINFYMGLVMERSKREGYPSVHAFSSFFYEKLASGGYKAVGRWTRRVDLFNKDIILVPINLRLHWTLAVIDTRKKTVKYYDSLGQGGNKICETLLKYLQEESREKRNMELNVSEWTVHSMEPHEIPQQSNGSDCGVFTCKYADYICRDRPMTFTQTHMPYFRKKMVWEILHQELL, from the exons atggagagagaggtcgttgccgcattaggcaaaggtgagccggatgagatcctgagcagtgccttcaaactaagggtcacgcgccAGGACGTCCACACCCTAAGGAAGctttgctggctaaatgatgag gtcatcaatttctacatgggtcttgtgatggaaagaagtaagagggaaggatatccatcagtccatgCTTTTAGTTcgttcttttatgaaaaacttgcttctgggggctacaaagctgtaggaagatggaccaggcgtgtggatctcttcaacaaggacatcatcttagtgcccattaacttgcgtttgcactggacactagcg gtcatagacaccagaaagaagaccgtcaaatactacgactccctgggacaaggagggaacaagatttgtgagactttgct caaatacctgcaagaggagagccgtgaaaaaagaaacatggagctgaatgtttcggagtggactgtccacagcatggagccacat gaaatccctcagcaatcaaacggaagcgactgcggcgttttcacctgcaaatacgcagattacatctgcagagacagaccgatgacctttacacag acccacatgccttacttccgtaagaagatggtctgggaaatactccatcaggagctgctgtga
- the LOC128911221 gene encoding sentrin-specific protease 2-like — MEREVVAALGKGEPDEILSSAFKLRVTRQDVHTLRKLCWLNDEVINFYMGLVMERSKKEGYPSVHAFSSFFYEKLTSGGYKAVGRWTRRVDLFDKDIILVPINLRLHWALAVIDTRKKTVKYYDSLGQGGDKICETLLKYLQEESREKRNMELNVSEWTVHSMEPHEIPQQSNGSDCGVFTCKYADYICRDKPMTFTQTHMPYFRKKMVWEILHQELL, encoded by the exons atggagagagaggttgttgccgcattaggcaaaggtgagccggatgagatcctgagcagtgccttcaaactaagggtcacgcgccAGGACGTCCACACCCTAAGGAAGctttgctggctaaatgatgag gtcattaatttctacatgggtcttgtgatggaaagaagtaagaaggaggggtatccatcagtccacgctttcagttcgttcttttatgaaaaacttacttctgggggctacaaagccgtaggaagatggaccaggcgtgtggatctcttcgacaaggacatcatcttagtgcccattaacttgcgtttgcactgggcactagcg gtcatagacaccagaaagaagaccgtcaaatactacgactccttgggacaaggaggggacaagatttgtgagactttgct caaatacctgcaagaggagagccgtgaaaaaagaaacatggagctgaatgtttcggagtggactgttcacagcatggagccacac gaaatccctcagcaatcaaacggaagcgactgcggcgttttcacctgcaaatacgcagattacatctgcagagacaaaccgatgacctttacacag acccacatgccttacttccgtaagaagatggtgtgggaaatactccatcaggagctgctgtga